The Candidatus Zymogenus saltonus region ACGCCGTGGCCTTTTGGCCGAACCCGTCAACGGGAGGGGTCAAAGCCGGTTTCACGGCCCTCCCCTTTCAAGCTCCGATCATTGGACGCCCGACACAACGCCGATTATTCTGGCGCTACCGGTCAATGATGCCTCTGATCTTTCTAATCAGCTCCGACAGACTGCTCGGCTTTTGGATGAATCCGTCGGCGTCACCCTCCATCATCTCCTTTGCCTGTCCGTTTTTGCTGTAACCGGAGGCAACGAGGACCTTGATATCCTTTTTGATCTCTTTCAGCCTTTTCAGCACATCCCTGCCGCTTATGTCCGGCATAATGTAGTCGAGGATTACGATGTCGATGTCATCCGCACGCTCCTTGAACAGCTTGATGCCCTTTTTGCCGTTTTTTGCGGTCAGGACCTTAAATCCGTTATCGGTGAGGTAATCGGCCCAGATATCCAGAACGTACTGCTCGTCATCTATAATAAGCACGGTTTCCGTTCCCCCCGCCGCTGTCCCCTCGGCTAATTCCTCGCCTAATTCCTCTTCCTCATCGATGACTCCGAGAGATACGGGAAAATACAGCTTAAAGACGGAGCCTTTCCCCTCTTCGCTGTAGACATTCACGAAACCCCCATGATTCTTTATTATCCCGTACAGCGTTGCCAGTCCCATACCGGTGCCGCCCTTGTCGCTCTTCGTCGTAAAAAAGGGCTCGAATATCCGCTCCTTTATCTTTGCGGGGATGCCGACTCCGGTGTCTGAAACGGACATCATCACATAATCGCCTGTTCCGGCCTCTATGTGATTTGTGGCGTAATTGTCTTCCAGGTATACATTTTGAGTTTCGATAACGATTTTACCGCCGACCTTCATGGCTTCCCTGGCGTTGATGCACAGATTAAGAAGGCACTGCTCAAGCTGCCCTCGGTCGCCTTTGATCGGTTTGACTTCCTCTTCATAATGTGTTTCGATCTTGACCGATTTATCCATGGATCCCGACAGGAGAAGAAGAGTCTCTTTAACAATATTATTCAGATTTATCTTTCTTGGAATGTGTGTGCCGCTTCTCGCTATGTTAAGAAGCTGGGTCGTTAATTCCACGGCTCTCTGGGTGGCGTCGAAGATGGTTTTTACCGCCTTGTAGTCTTGGTCATCCGGTTTCTTTTTTAAAACGAGGAATTCGGCGTATCCCATTATCCCCATGAGGATGTTGTTGAAGTTATGGGCTATCCCGCCCGCCAGATTGCCGATAGCCTCCATTTTCTGGGTCTGCATGAACTGATATTCAAGTTTTTTCATCTCGGTGATGTCTCTGATCGATCCCCTTAACCCTATGATATTGCCCTTGTCGTCCAGGCGGGGATTTGCGGTTACAAGTCCATATAGTATTGAGCCATCCTTTGCGTAAAGATGGATCTCCTTGTTTTTCAAAAAGCCGGTTCTCTTGAGCTCACTTATCAGTTCTTCCCTCTCGTAAGGATCCTCGTAGAAGATAAAGGCGCTTTTACCGATAATTTCATCAACGGAATAGCCGGCCACCCGTTCGATAGCGGGGTTGATGTCGGTTATTTCTCCTTTTATGTCCGAAGCAAAAAGGACCTCTTCGCTCGTTTCAAAGATGTTTCTGATCGTTTCCTCCGATTTCTCGAGGTTCTTCCGAGCGATTTTCATTTCGGTGATATCTTGAAAATTCTCGACAACAACTTCAACGCCTCTGATTGGAATCCTTCGCGCGCTTTTGATTATTGGAATAAAACGGCCGTCTTTACTCTTTACGGCGGTTTCGTCATTTTCAATTCTCTCTTTTCCCATATCAAAAATGGGACATTTGTGGGGGCCTTTCGGGCAGATTATATCGCACTCATGACCAATAAGCTCTTCCCTCTTAAAACCGGTTATCTGACAGAGGAAATCATTGGCGTCCTCGATCAAATAATCGCTGTTTATTATAAAACTTCCGCCGGGGAGGTTTTCATACAGCAGCCGGAACTTCTCTTCGCTTTTTTTAAGCTCCAGTTCCGTTCGCTTTCTATCCGTAATATTTCTAAAATAGCAGAGTACGGCCGGCTTTCCGTTCCACAGTGACATAGATGTATATAATTCCGTTTCGGTGATCGTACCGTCCTTTGATATGACCCTGAATTCATATATTCCAGGGACTTCTTCTCCTTTCATTGACCTGGCATAACTGTCCACTACGACATTGACGTCATCCGGGTGGATGAAATCGGAGAAGGTTTTGCTTTTAAGCTCCTCGTCTGTATAACCGACGTAATCCTTCAGGAATTTATTGTAGAATACTACCTTGCCGTCCTGCAGTACCGCTACGCCCTCGGTCGAATTCTCGATGAGATCCCGGTACTGCTCGTCTGTCTCGGAAGCCTCGATGCCGGTTCTGTCTTTCATCTCACGGATTTCTCTTTTCAGCCGCTCGATTTCTTCCAGCAACTCCTCTTTCGTAGCTTTGGAGAGACTCATCGTTCTACCTTAAAAAACAAATTATTGGCATTTTTTACTATTTTACATCAAATCTGCAGATAATTCAAAAAAAATTACCCTTTCCCTCCTTGTATTTTCCGATGAAATAGACAAGCTTTGAGTGGAGATATGAGACATCTTTGAAACAGCCGCCTTATTCTACGAGCTTTTCCGATGTTTATACAGACCTTTTCAAGGAGATTTTCTGTACTGGCGAGGGTTATCGTTTTGACCGATGTTTTCGTAAAGCCGCCGACAGAAAGACCCTAATCGTGGTGGTAGTGCTCCCTGCCCAGCTTGCCGTCCGACTTGAAGTGGCCGAAGATTCCCTTCTGGGGATAGATATCCTTTAAAAAGAGCACCAGCATGGAGCCGATGCCGACCACGAAGGCGCTGACCAGAAAAACGTCGTCGAAGGAATTGACGGCGGCCCAGCTTTTAAGGTAGCGAAACAACAGGGCCTGGGCGATCTCCGAAGTCCCAGCGATGGAGCTTTTGAATCCGTTGAGGTTTTGACTGATCTTCGAGAGGAGAATGGAGAGGGGGACGTTATCGGGTGTGAGATGAACGTAATATTCGGCGCTGTGAAAAGCCTCCCGTCTTGAGAGCATGGAGCTGAAGATGGCGACCCCGAAGGCCCCCGAGACCTGCATTATGACGTTGAGGAGTCCCGACGCCAGGCTCATCATCCGCTTTGGCGCCGCGTTGATGGTGGCGACCGTCAAGGGCGCCATCAGAAATCCCAGACCGACCCCCCTGATGATGAACCCGTAAAGCAGAAATTCGTAGCTGGAGTTCAGCGAGAGCCTGCTGTATAGATAGAGGGAATAGGCCGTTAGGATGCCGCCGAATACGGCGGGGACCTTTGGGCCGATGCGGTCGGTGATGTTTCCCGCCAACGGCATACTTACGGAGACGGCCAGGGCCGAGGGCATCATCAAAAGTCCGGTGTCGAAGGCGGTATATCCCATGAGGTTCTGCAAAAAGAGGGGCATCAAAAAGACCGACGAGAAAAGCCCGATGGAGCGAATGACCCCCATGATGCAGCCGAGGGAGAAGTTCCTGTTGTTGAAGATGGAGAGCTCCACAATCGGGTTCTTTACGAGTCTTTCCGTGATCAAGAAGATGAGAAACGAAAAATACGCTGTGCCGAACATGGCAAGGATATAGGGCGAATGCCATCCCTCACGCTCACCCTGGGTGAATCCCAGGAGCAGGCCGGCGAGGGCCATGGAGAGGAAAAAGAATCCGGGCAGATCGAAGCGCACGCTGCCGCCGTGTCCCCGGTCTTTCCTCAGAATGATCAACGCCGTGGCGATGACGACAATCCCGATGGGGATATTGATGTAAAAAATGTAGCGCCAGTTTACGTAATCCACCAGGTAGCCTCCCAACGTCGGCCCCACCGCCGGGGCGATGGTGGCCCCCGCTCCCCAGATACCCAGGGCCATCCCCCTCTCCTCCGGGGGGAACACCTCCGTGGTCATTGTGAGACCCGTGGGCATGAGGGCGCCGCCGCCGATGGCCTGTATGATCCGGAAAAATATCAGCGACTCCCGGTTCCAGGAAATGCCGCACAGGGCCGATCCCATGATGAAAAAGAGGAGGGCGAGGATAAAGGCGTTTTTGAGCCCCAGTGCGTCACGGAGCCAGACGGTGAGCGGCATAAGGATGGCAAACGCCAGCATGTAGCCGGTCACGACCCACTCTATCTCTTCGAGGTTTGAGGAAAAGGCCACCATGAGATGAGGCAGGGCCACGTTGACGATGGAGTTGTCGAGGATGGCCATAAAGGAGCCCATGATGACAATGAGGAGAACCAGCCACTTATAGCGGTCATTCGGCTCCTGGGGAGTTTCTTTTTGAGATTTCTGTGCCACTATCTCTTCGCGTAAACGGTTACGGCGGCGTTGCTCCCGGGCCTGAAGACAAAGCCGCGCGGATCGACCGTTATCTTAATCGGGATTGTCTGGGTCACCTTGATGTAGTTGCCCGAGGCGTTGTCCTGGGGGATGATGGAGAAGACCGATGACGCCGCGACGCCGATGTCGGAGACCTCTCCCCAGAATTTTTCACCTGAATAGGAGTCGATTTTTACCTTGACGGGCTGTCCCTTTTTAATGTCGGCGATGTCGTCCTCGTCTATGCGGGCGGTGATCCAGATTTTACTGAGATCTACGACGGCGAATACCGGCTTCCCCTGAACGACCAACTCTCCCGAAGAGACAAGCTTTCGCGCCAGATAGCCGTCGATGGGAGACCTGAGGGGAATATAGGGGGTGTCGGCCTCTGTTATGTTGAGGATGTTCTTCGCCATATCGTAGAGGTTTTTGGAGGCGAAAAGCTGGG contains the following coding sequences:
- a CDS encoding PAS domain S-box protein, translating into MKDRTGIEASETDEQYRDLIENSTEGVAVLQDGKVVFYNKFLKDYVGYTDEELKSKTFSDFIHPDDVNVVVDSYARSMKGEEVPGIYEFRVISKDGTITETELYTSMSLWNGKPAVLCYFRNITDRKRTELELKKSEEKFRLLYENLPGGSFIINSDYLIEDANDFLCQITGFKREELIGHECDIICPKGPHKCPIFDMGKERIENDETAVKSKDGRFIPIIKSARRIPIRGVEVVVENFQDITEMKIARKNLEKSEETIRNIFETSEEVLFASDIKGEITDINPAIERVAGYSVDEIIGKSAFIFYEDPYEREELISELKRTGFLKNKEIHLYAKDGSILYGLVTANPRLDDKGNIIGLRGSIRDITEMKKLEYQFMQTQKMEAIGNLAGGIAHNFNNILMGIMGYAEFLVLKKKPDDQDYKAVKTIFDATQRAVELTTQLLNIARSGTHIPRKINLNNIVKETLLLLSGSMDKSVKIETHYEEEVKPIKGDRGQLEQCLLNLCINAREAMKVGGKIVIETQNVYLEDNYATNHIEAGTGDYVMMSVSDTGVGIPAKIKERIFEPFFTTKSDKGGTGMGLATLYGIIKNHGGFVNVYSEEGKGSVFKLYFPVSLGVIDEEEELGEELAEGTAAGGTETVLIIDDEQYVLDIWADYLTDNGFKVLTAKNGKKGIKLFKERADDIDIVILDYIMPDISGRDVLKRLKEIKKDIKVLVASGYSKNGQAKEMMEGDADGFIQKPSSLSELIRKIRGIIDR
- a CDS encoding DHA2 family efflux MFS transporter permease subunit; this encodes MAQKSQKETPQEPNDRYKWLVLLIVIMGSFMAILDNSIVNVALPHLMVAFSSNLEEIEWVVTGYMLAFAILMPLTVWLRDALGLKNAFILALLFFIMGSALCGISWNRESLIFFRIIQAIGGGALMPTGLTMTTEVFPPEERGMALGIWGAGATIAPAVGPTLGGYLVDYVNWRYIFYINIPIGIVVIATALIILRKDRGHGGSVRFDLPGFFFLSMALAGLLLGFTQGEREGWHSPYILAMFGTAYFSFLIFLITERLVKNPIVELSIFNNRNFSLGCIMGVIRSIGLFSSVFLMPLFLQNLMGYTAFDTGLLMMPSALAVSVSMPLAGNITDRIGPKVPAVFGGILTAYSLYLYSRLSLNSSYEFLLYGFIIRGVGLGFLMAPLTVATINAAPKRMMSLASGLLNVIMQVSGAFGVAIFSSMLSRREAFHSAEYYVHLTPDNVPLSILLSKISQNLNGFKSSIAGTSEIAQALLFRYLKSWAAVNSFDDVFLVSAFVVGIGSMLVLFLKDIYPQKGIFGHFKSDGKLGREHYHHD
- a CDS encoding HlyD family secretion protein gives rise to the protein MDIKETIKRREIAIPLFFICLGIIAALIWWIFTYGTVRTDNAKVDADILYITSDTAGILVDFSVSEYNRVSIGETIAEIDPLIGSTERIKNEENLEAFSTLSEIKQQMDTLENKVSLAEKSYRRNKTLFDSGGISKMKLDDEWTTLSVLKSQLFASKNLYDMAKNILNITEADTPYIPLRSPIDGYLARKLVSSGELVVQGKPVFAVVDLSKIWITARIDEDDIADIKKGQPVKVKIDSYSGEKFWGEVSDIGVAASSVFSIIPQDNASGNYIKVTQTIPIKITVDPRGFVFRPGSNAAVTVYAKR